From the Theobroma cacao cultivar B97-61/B2 chromosome 2, Criollo_cocoa_genome_V2, whole genome shotgun sequence genome, one window contains:
- the LOC18608822 gene encoding mediator-associated protein 2: MDSVEISSYIPPPEFVEDSSEQLVDLTLSESTELFLIQWPLHQHPEINGKEFTLQLGPDGKLGSLIDSAGKAYDFVSSASQEPDATVILSSASESKIVGKISRRVSLVHYMEPEEYEKLSSDKRLMYQKSSGSLTANSSNPFVTPMPIKGRKNSQSWGRTVSTHSSRHKSTISGINELSKPSKRKQDRESTGSLNQSAQSHGTTPFSGSSEHRIALDRTSIFSGRSEPSHKGKSKKKAKNE, encoded by the exons ATGGATTCGGTTGAAATAAGCAGTTATATTCCTCCGCCAGAATTCGTGGAAGATTCGTCGGAGCAACTTGTCGATCTTACTTTGTCGGAGTCTACAGAGCTTTTCCTCATTCAATGGCCTCTTCATCAA CATCCTGAAATTAATGGCAAAGAATTTACTCTTCAGCTCGGTCCTGATGGAAAGTTGGGCAGTCTTATAGATTCTGCTg GAAAAGCATATGATTTTGTTAGCAGTGCATCTCAAGAGCCGGATGCAACAGTTATCTTATCCTCTGCATCAGAGTCCAAAATCG TTGGGAAGATTTCACGGCGTGTTTCTCTTGTCCATTACATGGAGCCTGAAGAATATGAAAAACTCAGTTCTGACAAGAGACTGATGTATCAGAAATCATCTGGATCCTTAACGGCTAATTCTTCCAATCCTTTTGTAACTCCTATGCCTATCAAAGGACGGAAAAACTCACAGTCTTGGGGGCGTACTGTCAGCACACATAGTAGTAGACATAAAAGTACTATCTCTGGAATCAATGAACTATCCAAGccttcaaaaagaaaacaggATCGTGAATCTACTGGATCCTTGAACCAGTCAGCACAGAGTCATGGGACAACTCCATTTTCAGGGTCATCAGAGCATAGAATTGCCCTTGACCGAACATCTATTTTTTCAGGGCGCTCAGAGCCTTCTCACAAAGgtaaatcaaaaaagaaagcaaaaaatgAGTAG